The DNA region TTTGGCTTGCTTTCTCACATTATGACCCCTTACCAATGCTTGTAGCTTCACTAACCCTTTTAATGCTCGTAATGCTCTTCTTGCCTAATCCATACACCACCAtattagaaagaacaaaacagcttggagaaaaaaaaactaataaaaaacaaataaaaaatctcaaTCTTTCACTGTTAGATCTTGTTATAGGATATACAATGTCTATCttattaaatcttatataacacATCACTGTCACTATAAAGTGGTCTATAACTCaatattgttaatataatttgcTCACCAAATATCCTCTGAAAGAAGTTTGGATAACAACAGCAGCGTAATTTTCTCTTGCGTAATAAGCTCGCCTCGGTGCGACCACCTTAGATGCTGACGTGGCGACGGAGGAGACGGCAGACGGGGGTTTCTCGGCGTTCGATGGCGTCGTCGTGGTTGCGTTACTCGGTGCTGTCTCCGGGGAGGTTTGCGAGTTTACGTTAACTGATTCTTGCGGTGGTGGCGGCGGAGAGATACCGGAAGGCTTCAACGGAGATTCCTGAGTCGCCGGTTTTCTAAATAACCAccgtctcttctctctcttctgttgaaaaaacagagcaaaacagatagttttgttataaaaataataataaaaagtgtcTCTCAAACTTTATTACGGAAGCACAAgatctagaaagaaagaaacgaacCTTTTCCTCATCATCTTCGACTTCGTTATTATGTTCTTTCTTGGTCGGAGATCGGAAAGCTCGCTTCACGGCTGTaagccaagaagaagaagagccgcTCTTTTTCCccatggcttttttttttttacttttgggtGAGGGAAGATGAAAGGATCACTCAGTCACTGCTCTATTATTAACAACAACACACCATTGTCTTTGTGTGTGTTCCGTGAAGTTGAGATTTGCTTTTAGATTTTTGCAAGAaataaggagagagagagagagagagagagagagagagagagcaagtaCAGATAATCTTTGGTTGCTTGCTTGTGTAAGAACTTGCTCTGACCACCTCTTTTACTGCAACCACGACACCGATGACtgtgttattttcttctttttaataattctatctagtactattatattattttgtttgcatCGATATTAACATGCATATATTCGTTATGGGTCCGTCCATgttgattgatatatataccGTGCGTGGTAATATGCGTAGCTACGgagagagacaagagagagattgcacgttgtttttaaaaattagctCGTTAAtctataaatttcttttaatgaCTTTCataatgaattatttttgttattcgACTAAATGCCAATTAATGGCTTAGAGAGCATgcgtatttttttaaaattcatacaGAAAAGGGTAAAAAGGCCTAACTTTAAGAAAGCCCAATAATCTCAAACTGTCTGTCtgtaataattataaatggGCTTTAGGAATATTTTAATGGCCCATTTACTTGGTTGGATAGCTTTATAAGAGTCTCGTCCCGTCTCTTTGTCAAAACCCTAGCCaaagtttgtttcttctctcgaGCCGCGTTGCGAAAGCATTTTCGATCGTTGTCTAAGGTGACTCTCCATTTCCTTCTATCATAGATCTTTCTTAGCgttttactctctctctgtTATGTCATAAtcgtttgtgttgttgttttggtttttgaatagATCTAAAATTTCGATTTTTGGATTCCGATTTGTGAATAATAGCCCACTATTAATACTTTGTTGTTCgtttcagttaaaaaaaaatgtcgacaGTAGGAGAGCTTGCTTGCAGCTACGCTGTTATGATCCTCGAGGACGAGGGTATTGCTATCACGGTATCCTTCTTTCCCTCTTTTGTTCTATATCTGAACTGGTCTCACGGTATTGGTAATGAAGTTTAATGATTAGGACCTCTTTCTGGTGACTTAATAGtctaaaatcttatttttttcttctctctagaTCCGCTATCTGTTGTTGATAGTCTAATTTTCTTAAGTATTTGAAGTTTGATGATTGATTGGTAGAGTTTTATTATCAAGAGTTGAATAAGtagtgtttttgtttctgtctgAATTAGTCTGTTGAATTGGATGAAGTTCTTTGCCCTGGAGTGTTTACATCCTTGATTTTTGTGTTGATAGCCTGACAAAATCGCAACTTTGGTCAAATCTGCTGGTGTTAATGTTGAGTCGTACTGGCCAATGTTGTTCGCCAAGATGGCTGAGAAACGTAACGTGACTGATCTCATCATGAACGTTGGTGCTGGTGGTGGAGGCGGTGCACCAGTTGCAGCTGCTGCTCCAGCTGCTGGTGGTGGTGCTGCAGCTGCCGCTCCTGCCgctgaggagaagaagaaggtaaatggAATAATTAGATATAGTCACTTATTCTGACTTAACTGAGAGAGTGTTTTGTTGTGGTCATTAATTTATATCTAATATTGGTAAATTTATTCTTGTAGGAGGAACCAGCAGAAGAGAGTGACGAAGATTTGGGTTTCGGCTTGTTCGATTAAGCACATTTACTTGTTTTCTCCTACTTCGTAGTTTGTTGCCTTTATCGATTTAAGACTATATTTTGTCGTTTAAGGTCTATTGATCTTCGTAGTtactcttttggttttgtttaaaaGGTCTATTGATCTTCGTTTTTCGAATCATATGTTGGATAACTCAAGTTACCATTACTCAggattttgtttacttttctaCTTTGAAACCGTTCGAGATATATAGGTAGTCTAGACTCTAGACTAATAAGCGTCAAACAATGAAAGAATATATCACATAATATAGAAAGCGACCGGGTCTAATAAAATGTAATACAAAGTCACTTAAGTTTGGTTATAGAACAATCACTATGTGATAGGGTTTTTAGGTGCTATGTTTGCCGAGTGGTTTAGAACCCTCTCTTTGACAAGGCTTGCGGGTTGAGAAACATTTTTGAACatttatgttgttgtttggcTGTTACGTATCTGCgtttctttgctttcttctgCAGTTGTACATTTGTACGTCTATTGGCATAAGTTCCAAATGGTGAAAACGATATGggataattaatttaattacattGAAAGGTAAAGTTAGACAATAGGAGGAGAACCAAAGTAAAAGTTTAGAATTATACAACTATTATTTTCGTAATTCCATTTGTTTTCTTAGCactcataaattcataataatcctaatcaatattttattcataattttttgtgTAAATAATTCAGGCAATATGTAAGTAAAGTACAAcgttaaaattaaaaagcatgTGCTAATTCTGGTAAGATCTTtgttaacaaaaatcaaatttaagaagaaaagtGATATTGTGTTGAGTAGTTTAGTTAGGAATTAAGATTGTGATGAAGTAGTAGATCCGATCttcaaatataaaagatatacaAACTGAAACATTGGTATTAACGAAAAAAAAGGAGTTGGGTTGGGGTGGGTCCAAAACCAAATGCGAGTGTAGTatagaagagaaggagaagacatCAGCCCTTCTCCTCTCTGcctcttgtttttgtttaactatTTCAAGTTACCAaactctctcatctctcttgttctctcCGCCCTCTCCACTTGAATCccctaaattataaaaaatttctgatCGATCTCATTGGTCTCTCTCCATTCTTCGATAATGGCGACGGCTTTCGCTCCAACCAAGCTCACTGCCACCCTCCCTCTCCATGGATCTCAAGAGAATCGTCTCGTGCTCCCGATCCGATTGGCTCCTCATTCTTCTTTCCTCGGATCCACCCGTTCCCTCACCGCTCATTCTTCTCGCAGGCTCAACCACGCTCACGCCACACGTCGTTCTCCTCCCGTCGTCGGTGTCCAGGAAGTTGTCAAGGAGAAGAAATCCATCAATAGCCTGGTATTATTAATGCGTCTCTTTAGAATTCTAAAGACTTATACTTTGTTGTTACTAGGTGTAGTAATTTGTATTCTACTGATCCTAGCTAGTATTTCTCGAACTCTGTGGCAGAATTGTTCATTCTAGGACTTAAAGTTGGAAGCTTTTTATATTTCTACGTGCCTTGAAATTTGTTGAATTGATTAAGGAATTGAtgtaaatttatgatttttgtttaaatttctatagtTGATTACCAAAGAGGAAGGATTGGTCTTGTATGAAGACATGATACTCGGTAGATCATTCGAAGACATGTGTGCTCAAATGTATTACAGAGGAAagatgtttggttttgttcactTGTACAATGGCCAAGAAGCTGTATCCACTGGCTTCATCAAGCTCTTGACCAAGTCTGATTCCGTCGTCAGCACTTACCGTGACCATGTTCACGCTCTCAGCAAAGGTGTCTCTGCTCGTGCTGTGATGAGTGAGCTCTTTGGGAAGGTCACCGGTTGCTGCAGAGGTCAAGGTGGATCCATGCACATGTTCTCTAAAGAACACAACATGCTTGGTGGATTTGCTTTTATTGGTGAAGGGATTCCCGTGGCCACTGGTGCTGCGTTTAGCTCCAAGTACAGAAGGGATGTCTTGAAACAGGACTGTGAAGACGTCACTGTTGCNNNNNNNNNNNNNNNNNNNNNNNNNNNNNNNNNNNNNNNNNNNNNNNNNNNNNNNNNNNNNNNNNNNNNNNNNNNNNNNNNNNNNNNNNNNNNNNNNNNNNNNNNNNNNNNNNNNNNNNNNNNNNNNNNNNNNNNNNNNNNNNNNNNNNNNNNNNNNNNNNNNNNNNNNNNNNNNNNNNNNNNNNNNNNNNNNNNNNNNNNNNNNNNNNNNNNNNNNNNNNNNNNNNNNNNNNNNNNNNNNNNNNNNNNNNNNNNNNNNNNNNNNNNNNNNNNNNNNNNNNNNNNNNNNNNNNNNNNNNNNNNNNNNNNNNNNNNNNNNNNNNNNNNNNNNNNNNNNNNNNNNNNNNNNNNNNNNNNNNNNNNNNNNNNNNNNNNNNNNNNNNNNNNNNNNNNNNNNNNNNNNNNNNNNNNNNNNNNNNNNNNNNNNNNNNNNNNNNNNNNNNNNNNNNNNNNNNNNNNNNNNNNNNNNNNNNNNNNNNNNNNNNNNNNNNNNNNNNNNNNNNNNNNNNNNNNNNNNNNNNNNNNNNNNNNNNNNNNNNNNNNNNNNNNNNNNNNNNNNNNNNNNNNNNNNNNNNNNNNNNNNNNNNNNNNNNNNNNNNNNNNNNNNNNNNNNNNNNNNNNNNNNNNNNNNNNNNNNNNNNNNNNNNNNNNNNNNNNNNNNNNNNNNNNNNNNNNNNNNNNNNNNNNNNNNNNNNNNNNNNNNNNNNNNNNNNNNNNNNNNNNNNNNNNNNNNNNNNNNNNNNNNNNNNNNNNNNNNNNGCCGAGTGGTTTAGAACCCTCTCTTTGACAAGGCTTGCGGGTTGAGAAACATTTTTGAACatttatgttgttgtttggcTGTTACGTATCTGCgtttctttgctttcttctgCAGTTGTACATTTGTACGTCTATTGGCATAAGTTCCAAATGGTGAAAACGATATGggataattaatttaattacattGAAAGGTAAAGTTAGACAATAGGAGGAGAACCAAAGTAAAAGTTTAGAATTATACAACTATTATTTTCGTAATTCCATTTGTTTTCTTAGCactcataaattcataataatcctaatcaatattttattcataattttttgtgTAAATAATTCAGGCAATATGTAAGTAAAGTACAAcgttaaaattaaaaagcatgTGCTAATTCTGGTAAGATCTTtgttaacaaaaatcaaatttaagaagaaaagtGATATTGTGTTGAGTAGTTTAGTTAGGAATTAAGATTGTGATGAAGTAGTAGATCCGATCttcaaatataaaagatatacaAACTGAAACATTGGTATTAACGAAAAAAAAGGAGTTGGGTTGGGGTGGGTCCAAAACCAAATGCGAGTGTAGTatagaagagaaggagaagacatCAGCCCTTCTCCTCTCTGcctcttgtttttgtttaactatTTCAAGTTACCAaactctctcatctctcttgttctctcCGCCCTCTCCACTTGAATCccctaaattataaaaaatttctgatCGATCTCATTGGTCTCTCTCCATTCTTCGATAATGGCGACGGCTTTCGCTCCAACCAAGCTCACTGCCACCCTCCCTCTCCATGGATCTCAAGAGAATCGTCTCGTGCTCCCGATCCGATTGGCTCCTCATTCTTCTTTCCTCGGATCCACCCGTTCCCTCACCGCTCATTCTTCTCGCAGGCTCAACCACGCTCACGCCACACGTCGTTCTCCTCCCGTCGTCGGTGTCCAGGAAGTTGTCAAGGAGAAGAAATCCATCAATAGCCTGGTATTATTAATGCGTCTCTTTAGAATTCTAAAGACTTATACTTTGTTGTTACTAGGTGTAGTAATTTGTATTCTACTGATCCTAGCTAGTATTTCTCGAACTCTGTGGCAGAATTGTTCATTCTAGGACTTAAAGTTGGAAGCTTTTTATATTTCTACGTGCCTTGAAATTTGTTGAATTGATTAAGGAATTGAtgtaaatttatgatttttgtttaaatttctatagtTGATTACCAAAGAGGAAGGATTGGTCTTGTATGAAGACATGATACTCGGTAGATCATTCGAAGACATGTGTGCTCAAATGTATTACAGAGGAAagatgtttggttttgttcactTGTACAATGGCCAAGAAGCTGTATCCACTGGCTTCATCAAGCTCTTGACCAAGTCTGATTCCGTCGTCAGCACTTACCGTGACCATGTTCACGCTCTCAGCAAAGGTGTCTCTGCTCGTGCTGTGATGAGTGAGCTCTTTGGGAAGGTCACCGGTTGCTGCAGAGGTCAAGGTGGATCCATGCACATGTTCTCTAAAGAACACAACATGCTTGGTGGATTTGCTTTTATTGGTGAAGGGATTCCCGTGGCCACTGGTGCTGCGTTTAGCTCCAAGTACAGAAGGGATGTCTTGAAACAGGACTGTGAAGACGTCACTGTTGCGTTTTTCGGTGACGGGACTTGTAATAACGGACAGTTCTACGAGTGTCTGAACATGGCTGCTCTCTGGAAATTGCCTATTATCTTTGTTGTGGAGAATAACTTGTGGGCGATTGGGATGTCTCACTTGAGAGCCACTTCTGACCCCGAGATTTGGAAGAAAGGTCCTGCTTTTGGGATGCCTGGTGTTCATGTTGACGGTATGGATGTTTTGAAGGTGAGGGAAGTTGCTAAAGAGGCAGTCGCTAGAGCTAGAAGAGGAGAAGGTCCAACCTTGGTAGAATGTGAGACTTACAGATTCAGAGGACACTCTTTGGCTGATCCCGATGAGCTCCGTGATGCTGGTaaaaatctctcttctttactgCTTCTTGATTCTTTGTTTATCTTAGAATTGAACCAACATTAAAGTTTAAAGCATTTTTGGATGGGTTACATTTGAATTTGGTTacaatcttatttttttggcaGCCGAGAAAGCCAAATACGCGGCTAGAGACCCGATAGCAGCACTGAAGAAGTATTTGATAGAGAACAACCTTGCGAAGGAAGCGGAGCTAAAGTcgatagagaagaagatagacGAGTTAGTGGAAGAAGCAGTTGAGTTTGCAGATGCGAGTCCACAGCCCGGTCGCAGCCAGTTGCTAGAGAATGTGTTTGCTGATCCAAAAGGGTTTGGAATCGGACCTGATGGACGGTACAGATGCGAGGATCCCAAGTTTACTGAAGGCACAGCTCAAGTCTGAGAAGACATGTTTAACCACAAGCTGTCTACTACTCCTGTCTTTGGCTTCTGTTTAATGTTTCTATATATCTCATTAAGTTAAATTTCACAGAGAATCAGTTTGAATCATTTGAactttttttggtatgttttgtTGGGTGTTACTAAATTATCACAAGGGttcttaatattgttttttcatTGGTTCAGCAAGAGTTTGCATAAACGCAGATCAACAGGAACAcagaacaaaacacaaacactcTCAAAAGAAGATGGGCTCTTCAACATGAGACGACATAACAGCCAAAATATACACAATCTCGTATAAGAAGCAAGGCAACCCATTCCAATCCTTCCACTGCACTTTTAATCACGGAACTCTTTTCCTCTATGCTTCTTCTCTGCACAACTTGCAAACATTCCTCAAATACATGTACGAGACCATCAGCTACCGAAGAGATGTCAATCATcttcattattttgttgatacTTGATTCTACGAGCAAGTAATACTTGGTTGGTTGTACAATTTGAATGGGAAGCTGATCTATCATTGATCTACAATTACATTCAACTTTCACTGCCTCTTGTCTCTGGTAACGcctttatatttttcaaatgtCATGCGTCTGATAACTTACTCTGTTTCCTCCGACCAAGGAAGCAGCACACTTGTGTGATTATTACAtaagaagaaaaccaaacacaaaaactcTAAGCAAGAAAGATGGGCTCTTGAAAAGGAGACATAAACCGCCAAGTAGACGACACACACAGTCTCGTATACGATCAACCCATaccaaactaaaatttttaatcataaaaacTCTTTCCCTCCATTGCTTCTTCTCTGCAGCCCAATCCCCAACGTAATGATTTTGTATGTTACCGTTTGTgataaagattaatatattcttcctgtatatattaaaaaaatataaaacaaaccacgagagagagagaatatatactgtatttatctgatttattaattagaatTTTCCTAATTAATTCTGACCGTTGTGAttataaatttcctttttttttcttttcttaattagtgTGCTTTGTAAATTTTCCTtattaactctctctctctctgttaactcttgttcttcttcattcttcctTGCTTGAGAgagaatgaaattaaaaaactcTCGGTTtcaatcaaaaccctaaaccaaaataaaccctGTGAATTCCGACGTATGTTTATGATCGGATCCGATCTCTCTGCAATGATCTCCATCCATCCGAAGAGAAAGGTTCTTCATAGCTTACGGCAGTCTTGAGAATTTCATCAATTGGATCGTTGGttggagtgaagaagaagatacgatGATATAAAACGATCGCCGACTTATATCAAAACGATCGAATGGCGTTGTGGAAACTCGCTACACAGGAAACTCATCCCTCTGCAGTGCAGAGTCACGTCTTTTGCTCTGTTCTTCTTGTACGGTCTTCAAAACAAACCTTAACCTTGGCGGATTTAGTTTAGGTTGTGctggtttgattttggttacTTAAATCTTAGTTGTTTCTATGTGCAATTTCAAGTTATGGCTTCCATCATCTAAcatcattgattttgtttttgtgtatgtgtgtttAGGGTTTGCTGGAACCAACAGAGCAATACGTCTCTCAACACCAAAAGGCTAGATGATGATGACACCGAGAACCCTTACTCGTAAGTCTACCTCTCTAATCTTCTTTTCCTTTACTAATGGTGAATTGATGATTTCCCTagtggctatatatatataatggtagTCTCAGGCTCtgtaattttggaatatgaGGTTCAATGTGTTTTGCTGATGACGAGTCAGAAAACTGTCCTAGCATGAGTAGGAACcacagtttttattttctctgttttaataACCGATGGGAATGGTCTAAGTATTGTCGTGTATGTAACATAAACCGGATTTTAACGGGTTAGAAGAAAGACCCGAATCGACCCGATTTCTCGTCGTAATTTcgatttctatttttgttttgttttttttttttttattgctccaagtcaaattataaaatttattttgactCTCTCTGGTTTCGATAATGGCGGCCTCCTCCTCCTGCTTCGCAATtcccttatcttcttcttcatcttctcgaACGTCTCACAATGCCATTCCCAAATACAAAACCCTaatatcttcttcttactcttacTCTTACTTAGAATCCCTGAAACCTCAGTTCCCTCGTCCCTTTATAGCCCAACAACCACTGCAACCTAATTATAAGGTCTCTTCTTCAGAATTATCAGTTGtagatgaagttgaagaagaaacgaaaactgaagaaggagaaactgATGGAGacgaagcagcagcagcagcggcAGCAACAGTAAAGAAACCGAGACCTTGCGAGCTCTACGTGTGTAATATCCCAAAAAGCTATGACATTGCTCACCTTCTTGAGATGTTTCAGCCTTTTGGAACTGTGATCTCTGTAgaggtaattttgtttttaaaaagtcttcTTATCCAGATTTTTATTGATCCTACTATAATGCCTTGAAGGAAATTTCAATCTTTTACTCTTTGAACAGAAGATTATCCACAGTGTAATCTGAAAGTAAGTAGCTTTGAGAGTTCCCTCAAGTCGAATCAAACTCTTTGTCCTCACCAGTTTATGTTTTGAGTGTATGGCTGTGATTAGTTCATGATTCTTCTTATCACCAATTTCAAACTTTTAACTCTTTTTGAACTTGATTCAATAGAGGATCATCAATATATCCACAGTGTGTAGTCTGAAAGTCCTTCCCATCAAACTTATAATCATCCTCTTACTTGTTTTCAACTCTTTTGAGTATATGGATGATTATAATGAGAGGTTTGTGTGTATTACTTGATATGATCTGGCAGGTATCGCGAAATCCTCAGACGGGAGAGAGCCGTGGAAGCGGATACGTTACAATGGGTTCTATAAACTCTGCCAAAATCGCCATTGCTTCTCTTGATGCAAAAGTAAGATCTTTAGAAACcggaaaagaataaaaatctctttcttcttcttcttcttcttcttcattgagcTTTTTAAAAGTTGAGTGCTTTTGGTTTCTTGCAATGAAGGAAGTAGGCGGTAGGGAAATGCGGGTTAGGTATTCTGTTGACATGAATCCAGGAGCCAAAAGAAACCCTGAAGTCTTGAATTCAACCCCAAAGAAGATTCTCACGTACGAAAGCCAATACAAAGTCTATGTCGGAAATCTCCCTTGGTTCACACAGCCTGATGGTTTGAGACAACACTTTAGCAAGTTTGGGACAATCGTAAGCACGAGAGTGTTACATGACCGTAAGACTGGTAAAAACCGAGTCTTtgcctttctttctttcacaaaCAGTGAAGAACGTGATGCGGCTCTATCATTGAATGAAACAGTTAAGTTCGTTATCCATTAAAGgatcttgaaactaaaaaaacctCTGGTTCTCTGGTTTCCTTCCTTTTTAACACAATCTCTCTTTGCAGGAATATGAAGGTCGCAGGATCATTGTCAGACAAGGTGTAGAAAAGAGCGATGCGTGAAACAACTGTTCTGTTTTTGCTGTAATGTCTTCTGATATCTTCGACGAGGTCTCAAGAATACAGTAACCTTTACATATTATATCCATCTCGATTTTGTTTATCAcccatctatatataatattatccTCTGTATGATTCTC from Camelina sativa cultivar DH55 chromosome 3, Cs, whole genome shotgun sequence includes:
- the LOC104759430 gene encoding 60S acidic ribosomal protein P1-3, which translates into the protein MSTVGELACSYAVMILEDEGIAITPDKIATLVKSAGVNVESYWPMLFAKMAEKRNVTDLIMNVGAGGGGGAPVAAAAPAAGGGAAAAAPAAEEKKKEEPAEESDEDLGFGLFD
- the LOC109124557 gene encoding pyruvate dehydrogenase E1 component subunit alpha-3, chloroplastic-like yields the protein MATAFAPTKLTATLPLHGSQENRLVLPIRLAPHSSFLGSTRSLTAHSSRRLNHAHATRRSPPVVGVQEVVKEKKSINSLLITKEEGLVLYEDMILGRSFEDMCAQMYYRGKMFGFVHLYNGQEAVSTGFIKLLTKSDSVVSTYRDHVHALSKGVSARAVMSELFGKVTGCCRGQGGSMHMFSKEHNMLGGFAFIGEGIPVATGAAFSSKYRRDVLKQDCEDVTVAFFGDGTCNNGQFYECLNMAALWKLPIIFVVENNLWAIGMSHLRATSDPEIWKKGPAFGMPGVHVDGMDVLKVREVAKEAVARARRGEGPTLVECETYRFRGHSLADPDELRDAAEKAKYAARDPIAALKKYLIENNLAKEAELKSIEKKIDELVEEAVEFADASPQPGRSQLLENVFADPKGFGIGPDGRYRCEDPKFTEGTAQV
- the LOC104778522 gene encoding pyruvate dehydrogenase E1 component subunit alpha-3, chloroplastic-like yields the protein MATAFAPTKLTATLPLHGSQENRLVLPIRLAPHSSFLGSTRSLTAHSSRRLNHAHATRRSPPVVGVQEVVKEKKSINSLLITKEEGLVLYEDMILGRSFEDMCAQMYYRGKMFGFVHLYNGQEAVSTGFIKLLTKSDSVVSTYRDHVHALSKGVSARAVMSELFGKVTGCCRGQGGSMHMFSKEHNMLGGFAFIGEGIPVATGAAFSSKYRRDVLKQDCNM
- the LOC104759447 gene encoding 28 kDa ribonucleoprotein, chloroplastic-like encodes the protein MAASSSCFAIPLSSSSSSRTSHNAIPKYKTLISSSYSYSYLESLKPQFPRPFIAQQPLQPNYKVSSSELSVVDEVEEETKTEEGETDGDEAAAAAAATVKKPRPCELYVCNIPKSYDIAHLLEMFQPFGTVISVEVSRNPQTGESRGSGYVTMGSINSAKIAIASLDAKEVGGREMRVRYSVDMNPGAKRNPEVLNSTPKKILTYESQYKVYVGNLPWFTQPDGLRQHFSKFGTIVSTRVLHDRKTGKNRVFAFLSFTNSEERDAALSLNETEYEGRRIIVRQGVEKSDA